In a genomic window of Actinomadura rubteroloni:
- a CDS encoding ABC-2 transporter permease: protein MATSPAPSEEARAPAHHAVDAAPAPPGATGLKGILLPVGIVLAIGAIFVSVFLAAFHAPRPHDLPVAVVGTAAQAGQVANGLERALPGGFEVKRYADADAARRAVQDRTVYAAYVPGSGKADELLYAGANGPSVTSTVSGAFSGLTAARGRRLTEHDVVPAVAGDTRGMSVFYAGFGIVLAGFLFGLMTYQVAPRLEYRWRMASLSAFSVLGGVLVALLTGSLGFAALPGPFLGIATIIALMAAAVGGATMVFLRLFGRAGMSLAAVVLLTFGNSTSGGTLPTAYLPGWLRPLSEILPVGVGVRAIQGLSHFDNDGVVVGVTVLTVWIALTAAILYWRDARA, encoded by the coding sequence ATGGCCACCTCACCCGCCCCTTCCGAGGAGGCGCGCGCACCGGCTCACCACGCCGTGGATGCCGCGCCCGCGCCGCCCGGTGCGACCGGGCTCAAGGGAATCCTGCTTCCGGTCGGGATCGTGCTGGCCATCGGCGCGATCTTCGTCAGCGTGTTCCTGGCGGCCTTCCACGCGCCGCGTCCGCACGATCTGCCGGTCGCGGTCGTCGGAACCGCAGCGCAGGCCGGCCAGGTCGCCAACGGCCTGGAGCGCGCGCTGCCCGGCGGGTTCGAGGTGAAGCGGTACGCGGACGCGGACGCGGCGCGCCGCGCGGTCCAGGACCGGACGGTCTACGCCGCCTACGTGCCGGGCTCCGGGAAGGCCGATGAGCTGCTGTACGCCGGAGCCAACGGCCCCTCGGTCACCTCGACCGTCAGCGGAGCCTTCTCCGGGCTGACCGCGGCGAGAGGCCGCCGGCTCACCGAGCACGACGTCGTCCCCGCCGTGGCCGGCGACACCCGCGGCATGTCGGTGTTCTACGCCGGTTTCGGCATTGTCTTGGCCGGCTTCCTGTTCGGGCTGATGACCTACCAGGTCGCCCCCCGGCTGGAGTACCGGTGGCGGATGGCCAGCCTTTCGGCGTTCAGCGTCCTCGGCGGCGTCCTGGTGGCGCTGTTGACCGGGAGCCTCGGGTTCGCGGCGCTGCCCGGCCCGTTCCTCGGCATCGCGACGATCATCGCGTTGATGGCCGCCGCGGTCGGCGGCGCGACGATGGTGTTCCTGCGGCTGTTCGGCCGGGCCGGGATGTCGCTGGCGGCCGTGGTGCTGTTGACCTTCGGCAACAGCACCAGCGGGGGGACGCTCCCCACCGCGTACCTCCCCGGCTGGTTGCGTCCGCTGTCGGAGATCCTTCCCGTAGGCGTGGGCGTGCGGGCCATCCAGGGCCTGTCGCACTTCGACAACGACGGAGTGGTCGTCGGCGTCACCGTCCTCACGGTGTGGATCGCCCTTACCGCGGCCATCCTCTACTGGCGCGACGCCCGCGCATAG
- a CDS encoding MarR family winged helix-turn-helix transcriptional regulator, translating into MSDYSAASLPAELVRLTWALHRALLQRQTPPAGEVTRPLAQVEVLRLVASQPGISVRGVAEALRMHPNNVSTLVSRLQHDGLLERRRSEHDRRAAELHPSERSLAFGAEVNESLHRAIGEALSHLDPAAVTRITGALPDLEELIRALPSTP; encoded by the coding sequence GTGAGTGACTATTCCGCCGCAAGTCTCCCGGCCGAGTTGGTGCGGTTGACGTGGGCCCTTCATCGAGCCTTGCTCCAGCGGCAGACGCCCCCCGCGGGCGAAGTGACTCGTCCGCTGGCTCAGGTTGAAGTGCTGCGGCTCGTCGCAAGCCAGCCGGGGATCAGCGTGCGGGGAGTTGCGGAGGCCCTCCGCATGCATCCCAACAATGTCAGCACCCTCGTCAGCCGACTGCAGCACGACGGCCTGCTGGAACGGCGCCGCAGTGAGCACGACCGCCGCGCCGCGGAATTGCACCCCAGTGAAAGAAGCCTTGCCTTCGGCGCCGAGGTGAACGAAAGTCTGCACCGCGCGATCGGCGAAGCCTTGAGCCACCTCGACCCCGCCGCCGTGACGCGCATCACCGGTGCACTCCCCGACCTGGAAGAACTGATCCGCGCCTTGCCCTCTACTCCCTGA
- a CDS encoding acyl-CoA dehydrogenase family protein: MRRTVFEAEHELFRASVREFVERTLLPLDETIRTERALRRSVWLEAGRQGFLGMQVPAEFGGQEADDFRYNAVLGEELARVAVAYNSIVSIHTDICAPYLLELATAEAKARWLPKFCTGELITAIGMTEPSGGSDLAALRTTAVRDGDSWVINGSKTFITNGGHADLVIVAAKTDPSRGAKGITLFGVEADTPGFTRGTKLDKVGQPEADTSELYFTDVRVPDTFRIGDVDRGFIHMMERLPQERLSCAIANVAHARGVLDETLTYAKDRKAFGQPIGSFQHNKFLIAELITKLDVAQAFVDQCLAAHVTGDLNSVDASKAKYWTSEVQNEVIDACVQLFGGYGYMREYRVARAWMDARVTRIWAGSNEIMKEIIARSTGL, translated from the coding sequence ATGCGCCGTACCGTCTTCGAGGCTGAGCACGAGCTGTTCCGCGCGTCCGTCCGGGAGTTCGTGGAGCGGACACTGCTGCCCCTGGACGAGACGATCCGCACTGAGCGTGCGCTCAGGCGCTCGGTCTGGCTGGAAGCAGGCCGCCAGGGCTTCCTGGGCATGCAGGTGCCCGCAGAGTTCGGCGGCCAGGAGGCGGACGACTTCCGGTACAACGCAGTCCTGGGCGAAGAACTGGCGCGGGTGGCCGTCGCCTACAACTCGATCGTCAGTATTCACACTGACATCTGCGCGCCCTACCTGCTGGAACTAGCAACCGCCGAGGCAAAAGCGCGCTGGCTGCCGAAATTCTGCACGGGCGAGCTGATCACGGCGATCGGAATGACCGAACCCTCCGGCGGCTCTGACCTGGCCGCACTGCGCACCACGGCCGTCCGGGACGGCGACTCCTGGGTGATCAACGGCTCGAAGACCTTCATCACCAACGGCGGCCACGCCGACCTAGTGATCGTCGCGGCGAAGACCGACCCCTCTCGCGGCGCCAAGGGCATCACCCTCTTCGGCGTAGAAGCCGACACCCCCGGCTTCACCCGCGGCACCAAACTGGACAAGGTAGGCCAGCCGGAAGCCGACACGTCCGAGCTGTACTTCACCGACGTCCGCGTCCCCGACACCTTCCGCATCGGCGACGTCGACCGCGGCTTCATCCACATGATGGAACGCCTCCCCCAAGAACGCCTCTCCTGCGCGATAGCGAACGTGGCCCACGCACGCGGCGTCCTGGACGAAACCCTCACCTACGCGAAAGACCGCAAAGCCTTCGGCCAGCCCATCGGCTCCTTCCAGCACAACAAATTCCTGATCGCCGAACTCATCACCAAACTCGACGTGGCCCAGGCGTTCGTCGACCAATGCCTGGCCGCCCACGTGACCGGCGACCTGAACTCAGTGGACGCCTCCAAGGCCAAATACTGGACCTCCGAAGTCCAGAACGAGGTGATCGACGCCTGCGTCCAACTCTTCGGCGGCTACGGCTACATGCGCGAATACCGCGTGGCCCGCGCCTGGATGGACGCCCGCGTCACCCGCATCTGGGCCGGCTCCAACGAGATCATGAAAGAGATCATCGCCCGCTCCACCGGCCTCTAG
- a CDS encoding TetR family transcriptional regulator, with translation MWDAVTPEASRRMLAAAVDAFAERGYHGTSTRQIAAAAGMSPAALYVHYRTKADLLYRIAERVHVSVLETLSAAMQDVDGHPERIRALMYAFARWHARHHHAARVIQNELGALEAGHARKIAALRREVRTLLRDAVRAGAAAGEFDVADVDGTSRALASLAIDVCRWYRPDGPRTPDEIGALYAHLALRMLRAD, from the coding sequence ATGTGGGACGCCGTCACCCCCGAGGCGTCGCGGCGCATGCTGGCCGCCGCCGTGGACGCCTTCGCCGAGCGGGGGTATCACGGCACGTCCACCCGGCAGATCGCGGCGGCGGCCGGGATGAGCCCCGCCGCGCTGTACGTCCACTACCGCACCAAGGCGGACCTGCTATATCGCATCGCCGAGCGCGTCCATGTCTCGGTGCTGGAGACGCTGAGCGCGGCGATGCAGGACGTCGACGGGCACCCCGAGCGGATCCGCGCGCTGATGTACGCGTTCGCGCGCTGGCACGCCCGCCACCACCACGCCGCGCGGGTCATCCAGAACGAGCTGGGCGCGCTGGAGGCCGGGCACGCCCGGAAGATCGCCGCGCTGCGCCGCGAGGTCCGGACGCTGCTGCGCGACGCGGTGCGGGCGGGCGCGGCGGCGGGGGAGTTCGACGTCGCCGACGTGGACGGGACGAGCCGCGCCCTCGCCTCCCTCGCCATCGACGTCTGCCGCTGGTACCGCCCGGACGGCCCGCGCACCCCCGACGAGATCGGCGCCCTCTACGCCCACCTCGCGCTGCGGATGCTGCGCGCGGACTGA
- a CDS encoding DUF4253 domain-containing protein gives MDDLDLRPRLPGNLPQLFADGAAGRTLTTPLPPGDLVWPDPGYPQRQIQLRPAFWVSDEPVTGELWARLRAEHERSGLWPLLLDESDQPWAAGQIAPEPVEDIGNYAPIAFMSEVWSDWADQATAEEAHDLAPFGLDCPGPAPRGAAMDDPGAVADRHARSLAGRGLSLGLVAVERGADALAAAGWQGALNHNEWTAPLSAVVRSWEDRFAARVVGMGFNTLELSVAAPPVTARHALQVAAEHWAFCPDILFQGPGTLAGYAEEIRGKTWWSFWWD, from the coding sequence ATGGACGACCTCGATCTACGGCCCCGGCTGCCCGGCAACCTGCCGCAGCTCTTCGCCGACGGCGCCGCGGGACGGACTCTCACCACGCCGCTGCCGCCCGGCGACCTCGTCTGGCCCGATCCCGGCTACCCGCAGCGCCAGATCCAGCTCCGACCCGCGTTCTGGGTGAGCGACGAGCCCGTCACCGGCGAGCTGTGGGCGCGGCTGCGCGCCGAGCACGAGCGGTCCGGGCTCTGGCCGCTGCTGCTGGACGAGTCCGACCAGCCCTGGGCCGCCGGGCAGATCGCGCCCGAGCCCGTCGAGGACATCGGCAACTACGCCCCGATCGCGTTCATGTCCGAGGTGTGGAGCGACTGGGCCGATCAGGCGACCGCCGAGGAGGCCCACGACCTCGCCCCCTTCGGCCTCGACTGCCCCGGACCCGCCCCGCGCGGCGCCGCGATGGACGACCCCGGCGCCGTCGCCGACCGGCACGCCCGCTCGCTCGCCGGGCGCGGCCTGTCCCTCGGGCTCGTCGCGGTGGAGCGCGGCGCGGACGCGCTGGCCGCCGCCGGCTGGCAGGGCGCGCTGAACCACAACGAGTGGACGGCGCCGCTGTCGGCCGTCGTGCGGAGCTGGGAGGACCGGTTCGCCGCGCGCGTCGTCGGGATGGGCTTCAACACGCTGGAGCTGTCCGTCGCGGCCCCTCCGGTGACGGCCCGGCACGCGCTCCAGGTCGCCGCCGAGCACTGGGCGTTCTGCCCCGACATCCTGTTCCAGGGCCCCGGCACGCTCGCCGGGTACGCCGAGGAGATCCGCGGCAAGACGTGGTGGTCGTTCTGGTGGGACTGA
- a CDS encoding alpha/beta hydrolase family protein, with translation MARRPVLSVAVAGALVLAGAVPAHAAPAGGRSAEVASFDGTKIVTYFFPAQGLARDGKAPTILLGHGWGGRAATDVTSGDLKAFTTAGYNVVTWNARGFGSPGAAHVDRPEVEGRDVRKIIDWTAKQPEAQLDRKNDPRLGMAGGSYGGGIQLVAAGTDARVDAIVPTIAFTNVRRSLYPDDVFKAGWGLLLCAGGMLNGNRVADEVAQGCAEGLLTGKLSDATARWFEGAGAGDLVKNIRIPTLVVQGTVDTLFTLREGIGFYQRIKANRAPVKMIWFCGGHGECKTKPGPAGVLTARTLAWFDRYLKKKPVQTGPGFEYIDQDGVYRSAPAYPPASTGALRAEGKGSLTLSPFDSSGSQIAAAPASHALNIAIPAPRKAGRALGVPHLTLTYKGNALNDRTALYAQIVDQKTGVVVGNQATPLPVTLDGRKRTLSRDLEAVAWTVAPDSRLVLQITDGTALFTGQKAVGAVDVTDASLTVPTTGQG, from the coding sequence ATGGCGCGTCGTCCCGTTCTGTCCGTCGCCGTCGCCGGGGCGCTGGTCCTCGCCGGGGCCGTCCCGGCGCACGCCGCCCCCGCGGGCGGACGGTCCGCCGAGGTCGCGTCGTTCGACGGCACCAAGATCGTGACGTACTTCTTCCCGGCGCAGGGCCTCGCGCGGGACGGGAAGGCGCCCACGATCCTGCTCGGCCACGGCTGGGGCGGACGCGCCGCCACCGACGTGACCAGTGGCGACCTCAAGGCGTTCACGACCGCCGGCTACAACGTCGTCACCTGGAACGCGCGCGGCTTCGGCTCGCCCGGCGCGGCCCACGTGGACCGGCCCGAGGTCGAGGGCCGCGACGTCCGCAAGATCATCGACTGGACGGCGAAGCAGCCCGAAGCCCAGCTCGACCGCAAGAACGACCCGCGCCTCGGGATGGCGGGCGGCAGCTACGGCGGCGGTATCCAGCTCGTCGCGGCCGGGACGGACGCCCGCGTGGACGCCATCGTCCCGACCATCGCGTTCACCAACGTCCGCCGCAGCCTCTACCCGGACGACGTGTTCAAGGCGGGCTGGGGCCTGCTGCTGTGCGCGGGCGGCATGCTCAACGGCAACCGGGTGGCGGACGAGGTCGCGCAGGGCTGCGCCGAGGGCCTGCTCACCGGGAAGCTGTCGGACGCCACCGCCCGCTGGTTCGAGGGCGCGGGCGCCGGGGACCTCGTCAAGAACATCAGGATCCCGACGCTCGTCGTCCAGGGCACGGTCGACACCCTGTTCACGCTGCGCGAGGGCATCGGCTTCTACCAGCGGATCAAGGCCAACCGCGCCCCGGTCAAGATGATCTGGTTCTGCGGCGGCCACGGAGAATGCAAGACCAAGCCCGGCCCCGCGGGCGTCCTGACGGCCCGCACGCTCGCCTGGTTCGACCGCTACCTCAAGAAGAAGCCCGTCCAGACCGGCCCCGGCTTCGAGTACATCGACCAGGACGGCGTCTACCGGTCCGCCCCCGCCTACCCGCCCGCGTCCACCGGAGCGCTCCGCGCCGAGGGCAAGGGAAGCCTGACGCTCAGCCCGTTCGACAGCTCCGGCTCCCAGATCGCAGCCGCCCCCGCGTCCCACGCGCTGAACATCGCGATCCCCGCGCCGCGCAAGGCGGGCCGGGCGCTCGGCGTCCCGCACCTGACGCTCACCTACAAGGGCAACGCGCTCAACGATCGGACGGCGCTCTACGCCCAGATCGTCGACCAGAAGACGGGCGTCGTCGTCGGCAACCAGGCCACTCCGCTGCCGGTCACGCTGGACGGCAGGAAGCGGACGCTCTCGCGCGACCTGGAGGCCGTCGCCTGGACGGTCGCGCCGGACAGCCGGCTCGTCCTGCAAATTACCGACGGCACCGCGCTGTTCACCGGGCAGAAGGCCGTCGGCGCGGTGGACGTGACGGACGCGTCCCTGACCGTCCCGACGACCGGGCAGGGCTGA
- a CDS encoding TetR/AcrR family transcriptional regulator, giving the protein MTDTAGRRRMPHARRREQLRGVALGEFGRRGYHDTQMEHVAAAAQVSKALLYQHFPSKDELFADVSAAIVAELTRRLSAAVLAEQDSAARIAAMIRVLFDYATDEPDAWSFIVRHLDKFQGGGELRGLRDRLGEAFAGLLLVRRRSDPTLSPAALAVNERRARLLVPLMYGAILSSVSWWLEHPDTAREEAEAMALEFIWLGLDRLRSGERVERHVR; this is encoded by the coding sequence GTGACGGACACGGCGGGCCGACGGCGGATGCCGCACGCCCGGCGGCGCGAGCAGTTGCGCGGGGTCGCGCTCGGCGAGTTCGGGCGACGCGGCTACCACGACACGCAGATGGAGCACGTCGCCGCCGCCGCGCAGGTCTCCAAGGCCCTGCTCTACCAGCACTTCCCGTCCAAGGACGAGCTGTTCGCCGACGTGTCCGCCGCCATCGTCGCCGAGCTGACCCGGCGGCTGAGCGCGGCGGTGCTGGCCGAGCAGGACTCGGCGGCGCGGATCGCCGCGATGATCCGCGTCCTGTTCGACTACGCGACCGACGAGCCGGACGCGTGGAGCTTCATCGTCCGCCACCTGGACAAGTTCCAGGGCGGCGGGGAGCTGCGCGGGCTGCGCGACCGGCTCGGCGAGGCGTTCGCGGGGCTGCTGCTCGTCCGGCGCCGCAGCGACCCGACGCTGTCGCCCGCCGCGCTCGCGGTGAACGAGCGGCGGGCGCGGCTGCTCGTCCCGCTGATGTACGGGGCGATCCTGTCGTCGGTGTCGTGGTGGCTGGAGCACCCCGACACCGCGCGGGAGGAGGCCGAGGCGATGGCGCTGGAGTTCATCTGGCTGGGGCTGGACCGGCTGCGCTCGGGCGAGCGCGTGGAGCGCCACGTCCGGTGA
- a CDS encoding acyl-CoA dehydrogenase family protein encodes MDFAPSGRAQEYLARLQGFMDERVYPAEPVYAAQRRELAAAGRPHDLPSVVDDLKAEARERGLWNLFLPHATDPAHGLSVTDYAPLAELTGRSPLLAPEALNCSAPDTGNMEVLDLFGTPEQKKRWLAPLLDGTIRSGFAMTEPDVASSDARNIATRIERDGDHYVINGRKWWITGTADPRCAVLIVMGKTDPEGHPYRQQSMVLVPMDAPGVEVVRALPVFGYHDQEGHCEIRFTDVRVPVENLIGEEGGGFAIAQARLGPGRVHHCMRAIGMAERALELMCRRAVSRVAFGKPLAAQGVVRQQIAEARMAIEQARLLTLKTAWLIDAHGVKAARSEVAAIKVIVPRTALRVLDDAIQVHGAGGVSDDFPLAAMWAGARTLRLADGPDEVHVRSVARTELAKYA; translated from the coding sequence ATGGACTTCGCACCGAGCGGGCGCGCCCAGGAGTACCTGGCCCGCCTCCAGGGCTTCATGGACGAGCGCGTCTACCCCGCCGAGCCGGTCTACGCCGCGCAGCGCCGCGAGCTGGCCGCCGCCGGACGTCCGCACGACCTCCCGTCCGTCGTGGACGACCTCAAGGCCGAGGCGCGCGAGCGCGGCCTGTGGAACTTGTTCCTCCCCCACGCGACCGACCCGGCGCACGGGCTGAGCGTCACCGACTACGCGCCGCTCGCCGAGCTGACCGGACGGTCGCCGCTGCTGGCCCCCGAGGCGCTCAACTGCTCGGCGCCCGACACCGGCAACATGGAGGTCCTCGACCTGTTCGGGACGCCCGAGCAGAAGAAGCGCTGGCTTGCGCCGCTGCTCGACGGGACGATCCGGTCCGGCTTCGCGATGACCGAGCCGGACGTCGCCAGCTCCGACGCCCGCAACATCGCCACCCGCATCGAACGCGACGGCGACCACTACGTGATCAACGGCCGCAAGTGGTGGATCACCGGGACCGCCGACCCGCGCTGCGCCGTCCTGATCGTCATGGGCAAGACCGACCCCGAGGGACACCCCTACCGGCAGCAGTCGATGGTGCTCGTCCCGATGGACGCGCCGGGCGTCGAGGTCGTCCGGGCGCTGCCGGTGTTCGGGTACCACGACCAGGAGGGGCACTGCGAGATCCGGTTCACCGACGTCCGCGTCCCGGTGGAGAACCTGATCGGCGAGGAGGGCGGCGGGTTCGCCATCGCGCAGGCCCGCCTGGGACCCGGCCGCGTCCACCACTGCATGCGCGCGATCGGCATGGCCGAGCGGGCGCTGGAGCTGATGTGCCGGCGGGCCGTGTCGCGGGTGGCGTTCGGGAAGCCGCTGGCCGCGCAGGGCGTCGTCCGGCAGCAGATCGCCGAGGCGCGGATGGCGATCGAGCAGGCCCGGCTGCTGACGCTGAAGACCGCCTGGCTGATCGACGCGCACGGCGTCAAGGCGGCGCGGTCGGAGGTCGCGGCGATCAAGGTGATCGTGCCGCGCACGGCGCTGCGCGTGCTGGACGACGCGATCCAGGTCCACGGCGCGGGCGGGGTGTCCGACGACTTCCCGCTGGCCGCGATGTGGGCGGGCGCGCGGACGCTGCGGCTCGCCGACGGGCCGGACGAGGTCCACGTCCGGTCGGTGGCGCGCACCGAGCTGGCGAAGTACGCGTGA
- a CDS encoding SDR family oxidoreductase, whose amino-acid sequence MTGAYDPDGKVAVITGGSNGIGAAVARRLAAGGARLVLADIDADRGAALAAELDAVFVRCDVTEPADSVAAVATAVDRFGGLDLAFLNAGIATGFGLGDDFDPVAYRRVMGVNLDGVVFGVRAALPALRARGGGDIVATASMAGLTAMPLDPVYGTNKAAVVGLVRALGPGHAGENIRVNALCPSFADTAIIGPIKEHLASVEFPILAVSDVVDAFFDILAGEGTGEAWFVVPGRESAPFAFRGVPGPR is encoded by the coding sequence ATGACGGGCGCGTACGATCCGGACGGCAAGGTCGCCGTCATCACCGGCGGATCCAACGGCATCGGCGCGGCGGTCGCGCGCCGTCTCGCCGCGGGCGGCGCCCGGCTGGTGCTCGCCGACATCGACGCCGACCGGGGCGCGGCGCTCGCCGCCGAACTGGACGCCGTCTTCGTCCGGTGCGACGTCACCGAGCCCGCCGACAGCGTCGCGGCCGTCGCCACCGCCGTCGACCGGTTCGGCGGCCTCGACCTCGCCTTCCTCAACGCTGGGATCGCGACCGGCTTCGGCCTCGGCGACGACTTCGACCCCGTCGCCTACCGCCGCGTGATGGGCGTCAACCTCGACGGCGTCGTCTTCGGCGTCCGCGCGGCGCTGCCCGCGCTGCGCGCCCGCGGCGGCGGCGACATCGTCGCGACCGCGAGCATGGCCGGGCTCACCGCGATGCCGCTGGACCCGGTCTACGGGACGAACAAGGCCGCCGTCGTCGGGCTCGTCCGCGCGCTCGGCCCCGGGCACGCCGGGGAGAACATCCGGGTCAACGCGCTGTGCCCGTCGTTCGCCGACACCGCCATCATCGGCCCGATCAAGGAGCACCTGGCATCGGTGGAGTTCCCGATCCTCGCGGTCTCCGACGTCGTGGACGCGTTCTTCGACATCCTCGCCGGGGAAGGCACCGGCGAGGCGTGGTTCGTCGTCCCGGGCCGCGAGTCCGCGCCGTTCGCCTTCCGGGGCGTCCCCGGTCCCCGCTGA
- a CDS encoding quinone oxidoreductase family protein → MRAIQITEFGGPDVLTLTELPDPEPGPGELLLDVSRAGVNYADTHQAENSYLAQAALPLVPGAEAVGRTSDGRRVVALLGSGGYAEKAVAPAATAWDVPDAVDDLSALGLVVQGASAWLLLRRSVHLAPGESVVVHAAAGGVGTLAVQLAKAWGAGRVIATASSKEKRDLALDLGADVAVDPAEPDLKAALIDANEGRRVDVVLEMTGGSVTDQSLRALAPFGRLAFYGMASRTPPSPVQPAALMAHSTTIAGMWLAHVFQLPGDVMRTALDELFGLVADGRLRVVAGGEYGLAEARRAHEDLRARRTTGKLVLDPSR, encoded by the coding sequence ATGCGCGCGATCCAGATCACCGAGTTCGGCGGACCGGACGTCCTGACGCTCACCGAGCTGCCCGACCCCGAGCCGGGCCCCGGCGAGCTGCTGCTCGACGTCTCCCGCGCCGGGGTCAACTACGCCGACACCCACCAGGCCGAGAACAGCTACCTGGCGCAGGCCGCGCTGCCGCTGGTGCCCGGAGCCGAGGCCGTCGGCCGCACCTCGGACGGGCGCCGCGTCGTCGCCCTGCTCGGCTCGGGCGGCTACGCGGAGAAGGCCGTCGCGCCCGCCGCGACCGCCTGGGACGTGCCCGACGCCGTGGACGACCTGTCCGCGCTCGGCCTCGTCGTGCAGGGCGCGTCGGCGTGGCTGCTGCTGCGGCGCAGCGTCCACCTCGCGCCCGGCGAGTCGGTCGTCGTCCACGCCGCCGCCGGGGGAGTGGGCACGCTCGCCGTCCAGCTCGCCAAGGCGTGGGGCGCCGGACGGGTCATCGCGACCGCGTCCAGCAAGGAGAAGCGCGACCTCGCGCTGGACCTCGGCGCGGACGTCGCCGTCGACCCCGCCGAACCGGACCTGAAGGCCGCGCTGATCGACGCCAACGAGGGCCGCCGCGTGGACGTCGTGCTGGAGATGACCGGCGGATCGGTCACCGACCAGAGCCTGCGCGCCCTCGCGCCGTTCGGGCGGCTCGCGTTCTACGGCATGGCGTCGCGGACGCCGCCGTCGCCGGTGCAGCCCGCCGCGCTGATGGCGCACTCCACGACGATCGCGGGCATGTGGCTGGCGCACGTGTTCCAGCTCCCCGGCGACGTCATGCGCACCGCGCTGGACGAGTTGTTCGGGCTCGTCGCCGACGGGCGGCTGCGGGTCGTCGCGGGCGGCGAGTACGGGCTGGCCGAGGCGCGCCGCGCGCACGAGGACCTGCGGGCCCGCCGCACCACCGGCAAGCTGGTGCTCGACCCTAGCCGGTGA
- a CDS encoding response regulator — protein MTIRVLIADDQEMIRDGLAALLSSDPGIEVIGQAGDGREAVELARRLDPDVVVMDIRMPEMDGLAATAELHRDRDGADPAQIRPKVLMLTTFDLDEYVYEALAAGASGFLLKDASAADLVRGVQIVASGDALLAPSITRRLIGDFARRRRHQRPSPTATAGLTPREMDVLRLVARGLSNAEIAAELVLAEQTVKTHVGHLLTKLALRDRTQAVVFAYENGLTG, from the coding sequence GTGACGATTCGGGTGCTGATCGCCGACGACCAGGAGATGATCCGGGACGGCCTCGCGGCCCTGCTGTCCTCCGATCCCGGCATCGAGGTGATCGGGCAGGCCGGGGACGGCCGGGAGGCGGTCGAGCTGGCCCGCCGCCTCGACCCGGACGTCGTCGTGATGGACATCCGGATGCCCGAGATGGACGGCCTGGCCGCGACCGCCGAACTGCACCGCGACCGGGACGGCGCCGACCCGGCGCAGATCCGGCCGAAGGTGCTGATGCTGACGACGTTCGACCTGGACGAGTACGTCTACGAGGCGCTCGCCGCCGGGGCCAGCGGGTTCCTGCTGAAGGACGCGTCGGCGGCCGACCTCGTGCGCGGCGTTCAGATCGTCGCGTCCGGGGACGCGCTGCTCGCGCCGTCCATCACCCGGCGGCTCATCGGCGACTTCGCCCGCCGCCGGCGGCACCAGCGGCCGAGCCCGACCGCGACCGCGGGGCTCACCCCGCGCGAGATGGACGTCCTGCGCCTGGTCGCGCGGGGGCTGTCCAACGCCGAGATCGCGGCCGAGCTCGTGCTCGCCGAGCAGACCGTCAAGACCCACGTCGGGCACCTGCTGACCAAGCTCGCCCTGCGGGACCGGACGCAGGCCGTCGTGTTCGCCTACGAGAACGGGCTCACCGGCTAG